A region from the Vicia villosa cultivar HV-30 ecotype Madison, WI linkage group LG3, Vvil1.0, whole genome shotgun sequence genome encodes:
- the LOC131657767 gene encoding uncharacterized protein LOC131657767, with the protein MSRVGEVAYQLALPPSLSGLHDVFHVSQLRKFVPDTFHPILPDSVEVEPDLSYDPQPCCILERASKSLRSKEIPIMKVMWDETRLEEATWELESEMRESYPHLFWFCNLNESNQS; encoded by the coding sequence ATGAGTCGGGTAGGTGAGGTGGCTTATCAGTTGGCATTACcaccttcactatccgggctgcatgacgtaTTCCACGTATCTCAGCTCCGGAAGTTCGTGCCCGATACCTTTCATCCTATCCTTCCGGATTCTGTTGAGGTAGAGCCTGATCTTTCCTATGATCCTCAACCTTGCTGTATCTTGGAGCGTGCTAGCAAGTCCCTCCGGAGTAAGGAGATACCTATCATGAAAGTGATGTGGGATGAGACGCGTCTTGAGGAAGCTACTTGGGAACTTGAGTCAGAGATGCGGGAATCTTATCCTCACTTGTTTTG